TTGAAGAAGCAGTAAATGAGCTTACGAAACGAGGCATACGTTTCGAGGTGTATGATGAAGGCGCACTCAAAACAGATGAAAAAGGGATCTTCCGTGACGGCGGGATTAAGATAGCCTGGTTCAAAGATCCTGCAGGAAATTTTTTGTCAGTGCTTGAGGAAGGACGAGATTGATTTCATGTGAGTGCCATGTCTTCTGATATTTCTCCATTAGAGATCGTCATCCGGTCCATAATCGGCTTGGGTATTTTCTGCGCTTTGATTTTCGGAGGAGCCGGGACTTTTGCCTGGCCTGAAGGTTGGCTCTACATCGTAGTGCAAGCCGGTTCGTGGACGTACATGGTCCTGTGGCTCGAGAAATACAATCCCGAACTCTTGAAGGAACGGGCTGAATTGTGGAAACGAGTGACCAAGCCCTGGGACAAAGTTATCGTGATTCTCCTGATGGTCGGTTTTATACCGCTGATAGGGCTCCCCGGAATTGACGTTATCAGATACCGGTGGTCGAAAATTCCGCTTGTCTTTGAGATACTAGGATTTGTCGGAATTCTCGTCTCTTCCGGATTAATGTTTTGGGTTCTGAAAATCAACCCCTACTCCTCGGCAGCCGTTGAAATCCAAAGAGATCGGGGCCACAAGACTATCACTACAGGCCCTTACAAATATGTTCGGCATCCGATGTACGTGGGAGCTATACTGAACATGATCTCCATTCCTTTGGCTTTGGGCTCTCTGATTGCGTTTATCCCTGCTATTCTCATGACGGTCGTAATTGTGGTGCGGACCTACCTTGAAGATAAGACTTTGCACCATGAGTTGGACGGGTACGCAGAGTATGCTGACACGGTAAAATACCGGCTCGTTCCTGGAGTGTGGTAGATTTCTCCTGATG
The sequence above is a segment of the Desulfomonile tiedjei DSM 6799 genome. Coding sequences within it:
- a CDS encoding methyltransferase family protein, with the protein product MSSDISPLEIVIRSIIGLGIFCALIFGGAGTFAWPEGWLYIVVQAGSWTYMVLWLEKYNPELLKERAELWKRVTKPWDKVIVILLMVGFIPLIGLPGIDVIRYRWSKIPLVFEILGFVGILVSSGLMFWVLKINPYSSAAVEIQRDRGHKTITTGPYKYVRHPMYVGAILNMISIPLALGSLIAFIPAILMTVVIVVRTYLEDKTLHHELDGYAEYADTVKYRLVPGVW